The following are encoded in a window of Haloarcula halophila genomic DNA:
- a CDS encoding inorganic phosphate transporter, whose protein sequence is MVATSVLATLVVAAAASLFMAWTIGAGSSGSTPFAPAVGANAISVMRAGFFVGILGLAGAVLQGANVTETVGGGLILFPDGGGLSAAAAIVALLTAAALVAVGIFTGYPIATAFTVTGAVVGVGLAMGGQPATAKYVEIVSLWVAVPFVGGGIAFATAWLLRHEGTSEELLVPALAALVGAIMANVRFVLLAPGAEQASVAQALATAAGTPELPTVVGVTVVAALLAGGLLYRDVRADPAAGQRHFLLVLGGLVAFSAGGSQVGLALGPLLPLLGEGPTAAVPITGVLLFGGIGLLVGSWTGAPRMIKAIAQDYSSLGPRRSIAALIPSFIIAQAAVFLGVPVSFNEIIVSAIVGSGAAAGGGEVSRSKMGKTVLAWIGSLAVAFAASYGLFLLVDAL, encoded by the coding sequence ATGGTCGCGACGAGTGTGCTGGCGACGCTAGTGGTCGCGGCAGCGGCGAGTCTGTTCATGGCCTGGACGATCGGCGCCGGCTCCTCGGGGTCGACACCGTTCGCGCCGGCCGTCGGGGCGAACGCGATCTCGGTGATGCGAGCGGGTTTTTTCGTCGGGATCCTCGGACTCGCCGGTGCCGTGTTACAGGGCGCGAACGTCACCGAGACAGTCGGGGGCGGGCTGATCCTCTTCCCCGACGGCGGCGGACTCTCTGCGGCGGCCGCCATCGTCGCGTTACTGACGGCGGCCGCGCTGGTCGCGGTCGGCATCTTCACCGGCTACCCTATCGCGACGGCGTTTACCGTCACGGGGGCCGTCGTCGGCGTCGGCCTGGCGATGGGTGGCCAGCCCGCGACCGCGAAGTACGTCGAGATCGTCTCGCTGTGGGTCGCGGTGCCGTTCGTCGGCGGCGGGATCGCCTTCGCGACGGCGTGGCTCCTGCGCCACGAGGGGACCAGCGAGGAACTGCTGGTGCCGGCGCTGGCCGCCCTCGTCGGTGCGATCATGGCGAACGTCCGGTTCGTCCTGCTGGCGCCGGGTGCCGAGCAGGCCTCCGTGGCGCAGGCACTGGCTACCGCGGCAGGAACACCCGAGCTACCGACGGTCGTCGGTGTGACGGTCGTGGCCGCGCTGCTAGCCGGCGGGCTGTTGTACCGGGACGTGCGGGCCGACCCGGCCGCGGGCCAGCGACACTTCCTGCTCGTACTGGGCGGCCTGGTCGCGTTCTCGGCCGGCGGGAGCCAGGTCGGGTTGGCGCTTGGCCCGCTCCTCCCGCTGTTGGGCGAGGGACCGACCGCCGCCGTCCCGATCACCGGCGTCCTGCTCTTCGGCGGGATCGGCCTGCTCGTGGGCTCTTGGACCGGCGCACCACGGATGATCAAAGCGATCGCACAGGACTACTCCTCGCTGGGGCCACGGCGCTCGATCGCGGCGCTGATCCCGAGTTTCATCATCGCGCAGGCGGCGGTCTTCCTGGGCGTGCCGGTCTCGTTCAACGAGATCATCGTCTCGGCGATCGTCGGCTCCGGGGCGGCCGCCGGCGGCGGCGAGGTGAGCCGCTCGAAGATGGGCAAGACGGTCCTGGCCTGGATCGGCTCGCTCGCGGTGGCGTTCGCGGCGAGCTACGGGCTCTTTCTGCTCGTCGACGCGCTGTGA
- a CDS encoding SDR family oxidoreductase — MTLEAPDLSGSTAFITGTTRGIGKRIALALADQGCNVVSTGKTSEEGDYGEDRDLEGSIEQTAREVRERGAESLPIQLDVRDPEAVQAAADRAIDRFGTVDIVINNASAIQLATVEDLPPNRFDLLTEVNVRGTYLVSRAFIDHLKGLDEAWILTNAPPVTVDRSPGSGPYLWSKLGMSFITLSLAGELRGHDIGCNTFWPVTAIDTRATRHFGLGTEDDWRTPEVVSDAVLQILRHDPAEFTGESLYDEDVLRAAGVTDFSGYNLTPGDPAPTSAQMIDPDYSRPE; from the coding sequence ATGACACTGGAGGCGCCCGATCTCTCGGGCAGTACCGCGTTCATCACCGGGACGACCCGCGGTATCGGGAAGCGGATCGCGCTCGCGCTGGCCGATCAGGGCTGTAACGTCGTCTCGACGGGCAAGACCAGCGAGGAGGGTGACTACGGCGAGGACCGCGACCTGGAGGGATCGATCGAACAGACCGCCCGCGAGGTTCGCGAGCGGGGAGCCGAATCGCTGCCGATCCAACTGGACGTACGTGACCCCGAGGCCGTCCAGGCTGCGGCCGACCGGGCGATCGATCGCTTCGGCACCGTCGACATCGTCATCAACAACGCCAGCGCGATCCAACTCGCGACCGTCGAGGACCTGCCGCCCAACCGCTTCGACCTCCTGACGGAGGTGAACGTCAGGGGGACGTATCTGGTCTCACGGGCCTTCATCGATCATCTGAAAGGCCTCGACGAAGCGTGGATTCTGACGAACGCGCCGCCGGTGACCGTCGATCGAAGCCCGGGATCGGGGCCGTATCTCTGGTCGAAACTCGGGATGTCGTTCATCACGCTCTCGCTGGCCGGTGAGTTGCGCGGCCACGACATCGGCTGTAACACCTTCTGGCCGGTCACCGCGATCGACACCCGGGCGACCCGACACTTCGGGCTGGGCACCGAGGACGACTGGCGCACGCCCGAGGTCGTCTCGGACGCCGTCCTCCAGATACTGCGTCACGACCCCGCGGAGTTCACCGGCGAGTCGCTGTACGACGAGGACGTGCTCCGGGCGGCCGGGGTCACCGACTTCTCGGGGTACAACCTCACGCCCGGTGATCCGGCGCCGACCTCGGCACAGATGATCGATCCCGACTACAGCCGCCCGGAGTAG
- a CDS encoding hemolysin family protein, producing the protein MALDPPASFALLLQSVPVFGVEIPQSVIVWTGIVTIVVLIGLSAFFSSSEIAMFSLPAHRTEALVEDGVKGAKTLRQLKSDPHRLLVTILVGNNLVNIAMSSIATGLLGFYLSRGEAVLAATFGITAIVLLFGESAPKSYAVENTESWALRISKPLKLAEKVLIPLILLFDYLTRIVNKITGGRSAIETSYVTREEIQDIIETGEREGVLDEEEREMLQRTLRFNNTIAKEVMTPRLDMTAVDKDDSVQEALETCIQSGHARVPVYEGSLDNVIGIAHIRDLVRDLNYGEAIAKDIQLEDIIEPTLHVPESKNVDDLLTEMRKERMHMVIVIDEFGTTEGLVTMEDLTEEIVGEILEGEEEEPIEYLDDDTVVVKGEVNIEQVNEALELELPEGEEFETIAGFIFNRAGRLVEEGETITYEGVEIRVEQVENTRIMKARVARLDRGEDEPVETEEASTE; encoded by the coding sequence ATGGCCCTGGACCCACCTGCGTCGTTCGCGCTGTTGCTCCAGTCTGTCCCCGTATTCGGCGTGGAGATCCCACAGAGCGTCATCGTCTGGACCGGTATCGTCACGATCGTCGTGCTCATCGGGCTCTCGGCGTTTTTCTCCTCCTCGGAGATCGCGATGTTCTCCCTGCCGGCCCACCGGACCGAGGCACTCGTCGAGGACGGGGTCAAGGGCGCCAAGACGCTCCGGCAACTCAAGTCCGATCCCCACCGACTGCTCGTGACGATCCTGGTCGGCAACAACCTCGTCAACATCGCGATGTCCTCGATCGCGACGGGGCTGCTGGGCTTCTATCTCTCCCGTGGCGAGGCGGTGCTGGCCGCGACCTTCGGGATCACTGCGATCGTCCTGCTGTTCGGCGAAAGCGCCCCCAAGAGCTACGCCGTCGAGAACACCGAATCCTGGGCGCTGCGCATCTCCAAACCGCTGAAGCTCGCCGAGAAGGTCCTCATCCCGCTCATCCTGCTGTTCGACTATCTCACCCGGATCGTCAACAAGATCACGGGCGGTCGGTCGGCGATCGAGACCTCCTACGTCACCCGCGAGGAGATCCAGGACATCATCGAGACGGGCGAACGCGAGGGCGTCCTGGACGAGGAGGAACGCGAGATGCTCCAGCGGACGTTGCGGTTCAACAACACCATCGCCAAGGAGGTCATGACCCCGCGACTCGATATGACCGCTGTCGATAAGGACGACTCCGTTCAGGAGGCCCTCGAAACGTGTATCCAGAGCGGCCACGCGCGGGTCCCGGTCTACGAGGGGAGTCTGGACAACGTCATCGGCATCGCCCACATTCGCGATCTCGTCCGCGATCTGAACTACGGCGAGGCCATCGCGAAAGACATCCAACTCGAAGACATCATCGAACCTACGCTGCACGTCCCCGAGTCCAAGAACGTCGACGACCTCCTGACGGAGATGCGGAAAGAGCGCATGCACATGGTCATCGTGATCGACGAGTTCGGGACCACCGAGGGGCTGGTGACGATGGAGGACCTCACCGAGGAGATCGTCGGCGAGATCCTCGAAGGCGAGGAGGAAGAACCGATCGAGTACCTCGACGACGACACCGTCGTCGTCAAAGGCGAGGTCAACATCGAGCAGGTCAACGAAGCGCTCGAACTGGAACTCCCCGAGGGCGAGGAGTTCGAGACCATCGCCGGCTTCATCTTCAACCGCGCGGGCCGGCTCGTCGAGGAGGGCGAGACGATCACCTACGAGGGCGTCGAGATCCGGGTCGAACAGGTCGAGAACACCCGGATCATGAAAGCCCGCGTCGCCCGCCTCGACCGGGGCGAGGACGAACCCGTCGAAACCGAGGAAGCCTCGACCGAGTAA
- a CDS encoding glutaredoxin family protein, protein MSEPAITLYRLQACPFCERVVRTLDEHGLDYRSRFVEPMHSERDIVKRLTGKRTVPAIVDETTGITMSESANIVEYIERTYGSEATAAEQGGEA, encoded by the coding sequence ATGAGCGAGCCAGCGATCACCCTGTACCGACTGCAGGCCTGTCCCTTCTGTGAGCGTGTCGTCCGGACGCTCGACGAGCACGGCCTGGACTACCGCTCGCGGTTCGTCGAACCGATGCACTCCGAGCGGGACATCGTCAAGCGCCTGACCGGCAAGCGGACCGTCCCGGCCATCGTCGACGAGACCACCGGGATCACCATGAGCGAGTCGGCCAACATCGTCGAGTACATCGAGCGGACGTACGGGAGCGAAGCGACCGCGGCCGAGCAGGGAGGTGAGGCCTGA
- a CDS encoding redoxin domain-containing protein encodes MELEFDVIDLGPADAPAEGEQAPDFTRPLVNDEYWEDVALSDVCEASDDPVVLVFHPMDGAFPATYVWNEIRDRAWHESATVVGLSISTPYAHTDLLDERGIADDYRLYSDPGNGVAEQYGIAMETDGMAGIEEPRPAVFVLGDDRRIEYAWVGEEWPSFPDYDVVEAQL; translated from the coding sequence ATGGAGTTGGAGTTCGATGTCATCGATCTCGGTCCCGCCGACGCGCCGGCCGAGGGCGAGCAGGCACCGGATTTCACCCGACCGCTCGTGAACGACGAGTACTGGGAGGACGTGGCGCTCTCGGACGTGTGCGAAGCGAGCGACGACCCCGTGGTTCTCGTCTTCCATCCGATGGACGGCGCCTTCCCGGCGACCTACGTCTGGAACGAGATCCGGGACCGGGCGTGGCACGAGTCCGCGACCGTCGTCGGCCTCTCGATCTCGACGCCGTACGCCCACACGGACCTGCTCGACGAGCGCGGGATCGCGGACGACTACCGGCTGTACTCGGACCCCGGAAACGGCGTCGCCGAACAGTACGGTATCGCGATGGAGACCGACGGGATGGCCGGCATCGAAGAACCCCGACCGGCCGTGTTCGTTCTCGGCGACGACCGGAGGATCGAGTACGCCTGGGTCGGCGAGGAGTGGCCCTCCTTCCCCGACTACGATGTCGTCGAAGCCCAGCTGTGA
- a CDS encoding L-threonylcarbamoyladenylate synthase, producing MSEIETAAAAIRDGELVVYPTETVYGLAADALDPDAVERVFEAKGRARDKPVSLAVPDVEAAGEYTRLTERELAFMREFLPGPVTVVVERREIVPDVLVDGGDRVGIRIPDHPVALNLLDAVAPLTATSANVSGNPSATSARELDAIRERAATVLDGGETGGTGSTVVDVETGTIHRRGARADAVETWLADR from the coding sequence ATGAGCGAGATCGAGACCGCCGCCGCGGCTATTCGGGACGGGGAGCTGGTCGTCTATCCGACGGAGACGGTGTACGGCCTGGCCGCCGACGCCCTCGATCCCGACGCCGTCGAGCGGGTCTTCGAGGCAAAAGGTCGGGCCAGGGACAAGCCCGTCTCGCTTGCCGTGCCCGACGTCGAGGCCGCCGGGGAGTACACCCGGCTCACGGAACGGGAGCTGGCGTTCATGCGCGAGTTCCTGCCGGGGCCGGTCACGGTGGTCGTCGAGCGCCGGGAGATCGTCCCGGACGTGCTCGTCGACGGCGGTGATCGGGTCGGGATCCGGATACCGGACCATCCGGTGGCGCTGAACCTGCTGGACGCGGTCGCGCCGCTGACGGCGACGAGCGCCAACGTCTCGGGCAACCCCAGCGCCACGTCCGCCAGGGAGCTGGATGCCATCCGTGAGCGGGCCGCCACGGTGCTCGACGGCGGTGAAACCGGCGGTACCGGCTCGACGGTCGTCGACGTGGAGACGGGGACGATCCACCGGCGGGGCGCTCGGGCCGACGCCGTCGAGACCTGGCTCGCCGACCGCTAG
- a CDS encoding CRISPR-associated protein Cas4, translated as MSPTDTHTFRELETAAYCPRKLYYRRRDGPPDIPDEVGRVRDLAFDYERLLADDAALLAAPIEVDPATVRERLRRARDRLDAWDELVDPFDRDVRLDGKDARGVAHKLVDGSEGPAPSLVFAGSPPDQGVWEPQTVRLVAAAKALAWERERPVEHAYAEYPAHGVVRRVEVTARRAGVYRAALRTAESIDGPPARADSDAKCSPCEYREQCGVRTRSLRSLL; from the coding sequence GTGTCACCCACCGACACCCACACGTTCCGTGAGTTGGAGACCGCAGCCTACTGCCCGCGCAAGCTCTACTACCGCCGGCGCGACGGGCCGCCCGACATTCCCGACGAGGTGGGCCGAGTCCGTGACCTCGCTTTCGACTACGAGCGACTGCTGGCCGACGACGCCGCGTTGCTTGCCGCACCGATCGAGGTCGATCCTGCGACGGTCCGAGAGCGCCTCCGGCGGGCACGCGACCGGCTAGACGCCTGGGACGAACTGGTCGATCCGTTCGACCGGGACGTCCGTCTCGACGGCAAAGACGCCCGTGGCGTCGCACACAAACTGGTCGACGGGTCCGAGGGGCCGGCTCCCTCGCTCGTCTTCGCCGGCTCGCCGCCCGACCAGGGGGTCTGGGAGCCCCAGACCGTCAGGCTCGTCGCGGCGGCGAAGGCGCTCGCTTGGGAGCGTGAACGGCCGGTCGAACACGCCTACGCCGAGTACCCGGCCCACGGCGTCGTCCGTCGGGTCGAGGTGACGGCGCGACGTGCCGGCGTCTACCGGGCGGCGCTACGGACCGCCGAATCGATCGATGGCCCGCCCGCCAGAGCCGACAGCGACGCGAAGTGTTCGCCCTGCGAGTACCGGGAGCAGTGCGGTGTCAGGACCCGCTCGCTGCGGTCGCTGCTCTAG
- a CDS encoding conditioned medium-induced protein 4 codes for MDEKTEDLRDLFIDVSGEERVTESQEDTRGSLADADETSVSERLSAVVSRMRERYEFRTDLDDEQLVAVVRGFYEGESDAALADRLDADEETAVRARLDLHLLREADDDVPFDVSAFRKRVVNDDATDADLAAEFGVEESTATHYRAVVEAQAAARRVSHRFQSEFEDVLTEAGLSTQHTAAIRESGLEEATEDIDSLDSDADISM; via the coding sequence ATGGACGAGAAGACCGAGGACCTCCGCGATCTCTTCATCGACGTCTCCGGCGAGGAGCGCGTCACGGAGTCCCAGGAGGACACCCGGGGATCACTGGCAGACGCGGACGAAACGTCGGTGTCGGAGCGACTCAGCGCTGTCGTCTCCCGGATGCGCGAGCGCTACGAGTTCCGGACCGACCTGGACGACGAGCAACTGGTGGCGGTGGTCCGCGGGTTCTACGAGGGGGAGAGCGACGCGGCGCTTGCCGACCGGCTCGACGCCGACGAGGAGACGGCCGTCCGCGCCCGGCTCGACCTCCACCTGCTACGGGAGGCCGACGACGACGTGCCCTTCGACGTGTCCGCGTTCCGCAAGCGGGTCGTCAACGACGACGCGACCGACGCCGATCTGGCCGCCGAGTTCGGAGTCGAGGAGTCGACTGCGACCCACTACCGCGCGGTCGTCGAGGCCCAGGCCGCCGCCCGGCGGGTGAGCCACCGCTTCCAGAGCGAGTTCGAGGACGTGCTGACGGAGGCGGGCCTCTCGACACAGCACACCGCCGCGATCCGGGAGAGCGGGCTGGAGGAGGCCACCGAGGACATCGACTCGCTGGACTCCGACGCCGACATCTCGATGTGA
- a CDS encoding competence/damage-inducible protein A, with translation MDVALVTVGDELLAGETENTNATWLAKRLSGAGARVTRILTVPDDESVIADAVQRYRTAFDAVVVTGGIGGTPDDVTKAAVARAFDRDLVVPEDVRDHLEAKAERFATDNPELVDRYEMELDLDAWAAIPEGGEPLLTDESFAAGCVVDGVYVLPGIPEELRAMFATVADDFGGDRTIETIHTPAPEGAVVTQITEARERFGVAVGSYPRKADTPGRVTVTGDDPDAVRAATDWLRERIETVD, from the coding sequence ATGGACGTGGCACTGGTGACCGTCGGCGACGAGTTGCTCGCCGGCGAGACCGAGAACACGAACGCGACGTGGCTCGCAAAGCGACTCTCCGGGGCAGGGGCACGAGTCACCCGGATTCTCACGGTCCCGGACGACGAGAGCGTCATCGCCGATGCTGTCCAGCGGTACCGTACGGCGTTTGACGCCGTCGTCGTGACCGGCGGCATCGGCGGGACCCCCGACGACGTGACCAAGGCCGCCGTCGCTCGGGCGTTCGACCGCGACCTCGTCGTCCCCGAGGACGTGCGGGATCACCTCGAAGCGAAGGCCGAGCGGTTCGCCACCGACAACCCCGAGCTGGTCGACCGCTACGAGATGGAGCTGGACCTGGACGCGTGGGCCGCCATCCCGGAGGGAGGCGAGCCGTTGCTGACCGACGAGAGCTTCGCCGCCGGCTGTGTCGTCGACGGGGTGTACGTCCTGCCGGGAATCCCCGAGGAACTCCGGGCGATGTTCGCGACGGTCGCCGACGACTTCGGGGGCGACCGGACGATCGAGACGATCCACACGCCGGCCCCCGAGGGCGCCGTCGTCACCCAGATTACCGAGGCCCGCGAACGTTTCGGCGTCGCCGTCGGGAGCTACCCCCGGAAAGCGGACACGCCGGGACGGGTGACCGTCACCGGCGACGACCCCGACGCGGTTCGGGCGGCGACCGACTGGCTGCGCGAGCGGATCGAGACGGTCGATTAG
- a CDS encoding type II toxin-antitoxin system VapC family toxin → MTVFVDTGVFYAQQDEDTERHDAATRAMRAIAGGRFGRPVTSDYVYDETVTLTLSRSNDPAQAAAVGDRIRGHGSFPEAVRMLFVGHEQFHDAIEIRRAYDDQALSFTDATTVAVMRDRGIDHVLSFDDDFDGILDRLDPTTL, encoded by the coding sequence GTGACCGTCTTCGTCGACACCGGCGTGTTCTACGCACAGCAGGACGAAGACACAGAGCGCCACGACGCCGCAACCCGAGCGATGCGGGCCATCGCCGGCGGCCGGTTCGGGCGCCCTGTGACGAGTGACTACGTCTACGACGAGACCGTCACGCTCACCCTGTCCCGCTCGAACGATCCGGCGCAGGCCGCAGCGGTCGGGGATCGCATCCGCGGTCACGGGAGCTTTCCCGAAGCCGTGCGAATGCTGTTCGTCGGTCACGAGCAGTTCCACGACGCCATCGAGATCAGACGAGCGTACGACGACCAGGCGCTGTCGTTCACCGACGCGACGACGGTCGCCGTTATGAGGGATCGCGGCATCGACCACGTGCTGTCGTTCGACGACGACTTCGATGGGATCCTCGACCGACTCGATCCGACGACGCTCTAA
- a CDS encoding DedA family protein: MATDTSRGPVRTFAEDYGLLVVAAGFALLGVAGIALYVFGDTAYAERLLERYGLAALFLVFVLEGAMLLYFAPSEALVPAAVAILARTGGGYDLPSVAAILAVAVAGATVGQTVLFLLAKRGGREWLLDRPWFRVSEDRLDRFGHMFDRFGVLAVPLSNTLLFTRGMLTVPAGVAGMETRRFVALSALGTLSFEVLLAATAMGVLELV; the protein is encoded by the coding sequence ATGGCGACCGACACGAGCCGTGGCCCGGTCCGCACCTTCGCGGAGGACTACGGCCTGCTCGTGGTCGCCGCCGGGTTCGCTCTGCTGGGGGTGGCCGGGATCGCCCTCTACGTCTTCGGCGATACGGCGTACGCCGAGCGGTTGCTCGAACGGTACGGGCTGGCCGCGCTCTTTCTCGTCTTCGTCCTGGAGGGGGCGATGTTGCTGTATTTCGCGCCCAGCGAGGCGCTGGTGCCGGCGGCCGTGGCGATCCTCGCACGGACCGGCGGCGGCTACGACCTCCCGAGCGTCGCCGCGATCCTGGCCGTCGCGGTCGCGGGTGCGACCGTCGGCCAGACCGTGCTCTTCCTGCTGGCCAAACGCGGCGGCCGCGAGTGGCTGTTGGACCGGCCCTGGTTCCGCGTCAGCGAGGACCGACTGGACCGATTCGGTCACATGTTCGACCGCTTCGGCGTCCTCGCTGTTCCGCTGAGCAACACGCTGTTGTTCACCCGCGGGATGTTGACGGTGCCGGCCGGCGTCGCGGGGATGGAGACCCGCCGGTTCGTCGCGCTCTCGGCGCTCGGGACGCTCTCGTTCGAGGTTCTGCTGGCGGCCACGGCGATGGGCGTGCTGGAACTGGTCTGA
- the hemB gene encoding porphobilinogen synthase has product MDMTRRPRRLRTDGVRPLVRETDLAASDLIAPVFVDATTDERVPIETMPGHERVPVSEAVARVEEIRETGVEAVMLFGVPESKDERGSRAWAEDGVVQEAARQITAETDAYVVTDVCLCEYTDHGHCGVLEDDAAEDPTLTVRNDETLELLGDIAVSHARAGADMVAPSGMIDGMVGAIRGALDEDGHTEVPIMSYAAKFESAFYGPFRDAADGAPSFGDRRHYQMDPANAREARREVSLDVEQGADVLMVKPALPYLDIVAQVRERHDHPVAAYNVSGEYAMLHAAAEKGWLDLESVASESLLSIKRAGADLILTYFAEDVADRL; this is encoded by the coding sequence ATGGACATGACACGTCGCCCGCGACGGCTCCGGACCGACGGGGTCCGGCCGCTCGTCCGCGAGACCGACCTGGCCGCGTCGGACCTGATCGCCCCCGTGTTCGTCGACGCGACGACCGACGAGCGGGTCCCCATCGAGACGATGCCGGGCCACGAGCGGGTCCCCGTCTCCGAGGCCGTCGCCCGCGTCGAGGAGATCCGCGAGACCGGCGTCGAGGCCGTCATGCTCTTCGGCGTCCCCGAGTCCAAAGACGAGCGGGGCTCCCGGGCCTGGGCCGAGGACGGCGTCGTCCAGGAAGCGGCCCGACAAATCACCGCCGAGACCGACGCCTACGTCGTCACCGACGTCTGTCTCTGTGAGTACACCGACCACGGCCACTGTGGCGTCCTGGAGGACGACGCCGCCGAAGACCCGACGCTGACGGTTCGCAACGACGAGACGCTGGAGCTACTGGGGGATATCGCCGTCAGCCACGCCCGGGCCGGGGCCGACATGGTCGCACCCTCGGGGATGATCGACGGCATGGTCGGGGCCATCCGCGGGGCGCTCGACGAGGACGGTCACACGGAGGTGCCGATCATGAGCTACGCCGCGAAGTTCGAGTCGGCGTTCTACGGCCCGTTCCGGGACGCCGCCGACGGCGCACCCTCTTTCGGCGATCGCCGGCACTACCAGATGGACCCCGCGAACGCCCGCGAAGCCCGCCGGGAGGTTTCACTGGACGTCGAGCAGGGTGCGGACGTGCTGATGGTCAAGCCCGCGCTGCCGTATCTCGACATCGTCGCCCAGGTCCGGGAGCGCCACGACCACCCCGTCGCCGCGTACAACGTCTCCGGCGAGTACGCCATGTTGCACGCGGCTGCCGAGAAGGGGTGGCTAGACCTCGAATCGGTCGCCTCCGAGTCGCTGCTGTCGATCAAGCGCGCCGGCGCGGACCTGATCCTCACGTACTTCGCCGAGGACGTGGCCGACCGCCTCTGA
- a CDS encoding DUF4129 domain-containing protein, translating into MRRQTLLVAVVAAVALLSFSVGAASLDASTGEDRVDPQMDDREIDNPGADYSGPEDPSDASPPAEDGGARSLIPTLSSPALGALVAAFAVVVVAVWRFAGGGESPDDGTEKAFVTPGESTDTPTYSTDSIDVPLSNDVYRAWADLTERLGPADGATTPREYARRLAGASEDPAALDRLRETFERVRYGGEQPTAELERTAREALEQATVGPEDER; encoded by the coding sequence ATGCGACGACAGACCCTCCTCGTGGCCGTCGTGGCCGCGGTCGCCCTGCTGTCGTTCAGCGTCGGTGCTGCCAGCCTCGACGCGAGCACCGGCGAGGATCGAGTCGATCCACAGATGGACGACAGAGAGATCGACAACCCCGGCGCGGACTACTCCGGGCCGGAGGACCCCAGCGACGCCTCGCCTCCCGCCGAGGACGGCGGTGCACGCTCGCTGATCCCGACCCTCTCCTCGCCGGCCCTCGGCGCGCTCGTGGCCGCCTTCGCCGTCGTGGTCGTCGCCGTCTGGCGCTTCGCCGGCGGCGGGGAGAGCCCCGACGACGGCACGGAAAAAGCGTTCGTGACGCCCGGCGAGTCGACGGACACGCCGACGTACTCGACCGACAGCATCGACGTCCCGCTCTCGAACGACGTCTACCGGGCCTGGGCCGACCTGACCGAACGGCTGGGGCCGGCCGACGGCGCGACGACGCCCAGGGAGTACGCACGGCGGCTAGCGGGTGCGAGCGAAGACCCCGCCGCGCTCGACCGGCTCCGGGAGACGTTCGAGCGGGTACGATACGGCGGTGAGCAACCGACGGCCGAACTCGAACGGACTGCGCGGGAAGCGCTGGAACAAGCGACCGTCGGACCGGAGGACGAGCGATGA
- a CDS encoding DUF7269 family protein codes for MSGLRPVPLAIGLGATVIAVGLGAVGVAVVPDDARNLLLIAVAVVAGSFALLALLVHSLEGDERPGLPDTDSRTATVPGDEVDAALSAGRDGKAIRDRLQSVALSVLERRGLTRSAAEQQLAEGTWTDDPRAAAVLSRDEIRPSLRARIEGLLSGVRPFHRWIGAATTELLAREEER; via the coding sequence ATGAGCGGGCTGCGCCCGGTGCCGCTTGCCATCGGGCTCGGCGCGACGGTGATCGCCGTCGGACTCGGAGCGGTCGGCGTCGCCGTCGTCCCCGACGACGCGCGGAACCTGCTGTTGATCGCCGTCGCGGTCGTCGCCGGTAGTTTCGCCCTGCTCGCCCTGCTCGTCCACTCGCTTGAGGGTGACGAGCGGCCGGGCCTACCCGACACCGACAGCCGAACCGCCACGGTCCCCGGCGACGAGGTCGACGCGGCGCTGTCGGCCGGCCGGGACGGAAAGGCCATCCGGGACCGGCTCCAGTCGGTCGCGCTGTCGGTGCTGGAACGGCGCGGGCTGACCCGCTCGGCGGCCGAACAGCAACTGGCCGAGGGTACCTGGACCGACGATCCGCGGGCGGCGGCGGTGCTGTCCCGAGACGAGATCCGGCCGTCGCTCCGTGCCCGCATCGAGGGGTTGCTCTCCGGCGTCCGGCCGTTCCACCGGTGGATCGGCGCGGCGACCACGGAACTGCTCGCCCGCGAGGAGGAGCGATGA